Proteins encoded together in one Oceanobacillus iheyensis HTE831 window:
- a CDS encoding aminoglycoside phosphotransferase family protein: MSDLTESIKVWVLEYFPKGSFITNINCLKGSTTSTLVGITIEHPDKTESQVVLKQYNKPEAVGKSEAITSVENEANSLIVANSLRGNSPKLIGTDKYGDISEYPLLLMSKLPGAVDLHPDSISTWIEKLAITLVEIHQNDIKDFSSKHFRYQQSDDLNIPVWSQYPEVWKALIEIAKQPEPMYDPIFIHRDFHPVNVLWQDGEVAGVVDWTNGCIGHAGIDLGHCRWNLAMIFGVEEADIFLQYYIKQAGNRFKYDMYWDNVSLMDVLMDHPSVYPGWAAFGRREITKEIIMDRMDRYAISLFNKVY; this comes from the coding sequence ATGTCAGATTTAACTGAATCTATAAAGGTGTGGGTATTAGAGTATTTTCCGAAGGGTTCTTTTATCACGAACATTAATTGTTTAAAAGGGAGTACTACTTCAACTTTAGTTGGAATTACTATAGAGCATCCTGATAAGACGGAAAGTCAAGTGGTATTAAAACAATATAATAAACCTGAAGCTGTGGGGAAAAGTGAAGCAATTACATCGGTGGAAAATGAAGCGAATAGTTTAATCGTAGCTAACTCACTAAGGGGCAATAGTCCAAAGTTAATTGGAACAGATAAGTATGGTGATATAAGTGAATATCCACTGTTATTAATGAGCAAGTTACCTGGAGCGGTGGATTTACATCCGGATTCCATTTCTACATGGATTGAAAAACTTGCCATAACGTTAGTGGAAATACATCAGAATGATATAAAGGATTTTTCAAGTAAGCATTTTCGCTATCAACAATCAGATGATTTAAACATCCCAGTTTGGTCTCAATATCCAGAAGTTTGGAAAGCGTTAATTGAAATTGCGAAGCAACCAGAACCGATGTATGATCCAATATTTATTCATCGTGATTTTCATCCTGTCAATGTGCTGTGGCAAGATGGGGAAGTGGCTGGTGTAGTGGATTGGACAAATGGCTGTATCGGACATGCGGGTATTGATCTTGGACATTGTCGTTGGAATTTAGCAATGATTTTTGGTGTGGAGGAAGCGGATATTTTCTTACAATATTATATAAAACAAGCTGGAAATAGATTTAAATATGATATGTATTGGGATAATGTTTCTCTAATGGATGTTTTGATGGATCATCCATCTGTTTACCCTGGATGGGCGGCGTTTGGACGGAGGGAAATAACGAAAGAGATTATAATGGATAGAATGGATCGGTATGCAATATCTTTATTTAATAAAGTATACTAG
- a CDS encoding aspartate aminotransferase family protein, whose product MEDLFELDKKHFIHPTSSIIQQQTDGAKSIMAKGDGIYVTDTNNKEYIDAVSSLWNVNIGHGRTELAEVASEQMKKLAFSSAFSTFSHEPAIRLAKKISELTPQGLNAVFFTSGGSESNDSAVKLSRHYWKIQNKASKRKIISLKRGYHGVAAASTSITGIPEFWDMAGHLMNDFLHAETPYRSTTEKAIESLQSMIEQETADTIAAIFVEPVQGAGGVLIPPADYLEAVREICDFYNILFIADEVITGFGRTGTMFGMENWNVVPDAMTFAKGVTSGYIPMGGVVVSDHIHTVLKEKSKGTLFHGFTYSGHPTAAAVALKNIEIIEKESLVTNAKERGLELQNGFQKIKKESSIVGEVRAIGLIGAIELMQDSATGQPFTPDVGVTPAVINALHERGVISRGVTYDGSNILCFAPPLIITKQEVNELISRISDAILFVQHQLGVSQNY is encoded by the coding sequence ATGGAAGATTTATTTGAATTAGATAAAAAACATTTTATTCACCCTACGTCATCCATTATACAGCAACAAACAGATGGAGCTAAGTCAATTATGGCTAAGGGTGATGGTATCTATGTTACAGATACCAATAACAAAGAATATATCGATGCAGTTTCTTCACTTTGGAATGTAAATATCGGACATGGAAGAACTGAATTAGCGGAAGTAGCATCAGAACAAATGAAAAAACTAGCTTTCAGTTCTGCTTTTTCAACATTTAGTCATGAGCCAGCTATACGATTAGCAAAGAAAATTTCAGAACTTACTCCACAAGGATTAAATGCTGTCTTCTTCACTTCAGGCGGATCAGAGTCAAATGACTCCGCTGTAAAACTTTCACGTCATTACTGGAAAATACAAAACAAGGCTTCAAAAAGAAAAATCATTTCATTAAAAAGAGGATACCATGGAGTAGCTGCTGCCTCTACAAGCATAACTGGTATACCAGAATTTTGGGATATGGCTGGTCATTTGATGAATGACTTCTTACATGCAGAAACACCCTATCGTTCCACTACAGAAAAAGCAATTGAATCGTTACAATCCATGATAGAACAAGAAACCGCAGATACAATTGCAGCAATTTTTGTAGAACCTGTACAAGGAGCTGGAGGTGTATTGATCCCGCCCGCAGATTATCTAGAAGCAGTAAGAGAAATTTGCGACTTCTATAATATCCTTTTTATTGCTGATGAGGTAATCACTGGTTTTGGGAGAACTGGAACGATGTTTGGTATGGAAAATTGGAACGTTGTACCAGATGCAATGACTTTCGCTAAAGGTGTTACTAGTGGATATATTCCCATGGGGGGAGTTGTCGTATCCGATCATATTCACACTGTATTAAAAGAAAAATCTAAAGGAACCCTCTTCCATGGATTTACCTATAGTGGTCATCCTACAGCTGCCGCGGTCGCATTAAAAAATATAGAAATTATTGAAAAAGAGTCACTTGTCACTAATGCGAAGGAAAGAGGCTTAGAATTACAGAATGGTTTCCAAAAGATCAAAAAAGAATCATCTATAGTTGGAGAAGTTAGAGCAATCGGATTAATAGGTGCTATCGAACTTATGCAGGATTCTGCCACTGGTCAACCATTTACTCCGGATGTTGGTGTAACCCCCGCTGTTATTAATGCTTTACATGAACGAGGAGTTATATCTAGAGGCGTTACTTACGATGGTTCAAACATCTTATGCTTCGCTCCGCCGTTAATTATTACGAAACAAGAAGTTAATGAACTTATCTCCCGTATAAGTGATGCTATTTTATTCGTTCAACATCAACTAGGTGTATCCCAAAATTATTAA
- the aldA gene encoding aldehyde dehydrogenase has translation MAELKAITTYQMYINGEFVNASNNETLEVTNPATEEIVSTVPKASLEDTRRAIDGSAKAQKDWANLPSSKRASYLFAISKEIRSNIDEYAKIISEEMGKPLDQAVVEVSVTADYFEYIAGWARKYEGEIVPSDREKENILVFKQPIGVVAGILPWNFPFFLIARKAAPAILTGNTIVLKPSSVSPNNALAFAKILDKVGLPKGVINIVTGAGSIVGEELSKNEKIGMISLTGSTEAGSRVMEKASKNITKVSLELGGKAPSIVMEDADIDLAVKSVLDSRIINTGQVCNCTERVYVHEDVADEFIEKITKAMSNVSYGNPLGNEQIDMGPLSNEAGLKNVEDMVKRAVENGATVLTGGNRVNTEAGYYYEPTVLSNVDNSFEIMKEEVFGPVLPIATFTSLDEAIELANDCQYGLTSAIFTNNVNYMMRASNELEFGETYVNRESFEAIQGFHAGWKKSGIGGADGKHGLGEFLQTHVVYIQYK, from the coding sequence ATGGCTGAATTGAAAGCGATAACAACATATCAAATGTACATTAACGGAGAGTTTGTCAATGCTAGTAACAATGAAACACTTGAGGTTACAAATCCTGCAACAGAGGAAATAGTTTCAACAGTTCCAAAAGCTAGCTTAGAAGATACTAGAAGAGCAATCGATGGTTCTGCAAAAGCGCAAAAAGACTGGGCAAACCTTCCTTCAAGTAAACGAGCATCTTATCTATTCGCAATAAGTAAAGAGATTCGATCAAACATTGATGAATATGCAAAGATTATTTCTGAGGAAATGGGAAAACCGCTTGATCAAGCTGTTGTAGAAGTTAGTGTTACTGCTGACTACTTTGAATATATTGCTGGTTGGGCAAGAAAATATGAAGGTGAAATCGTACCAAGTGACAGAGAAAAAGAAAACATCCTTGTATTCAAACAACCAATTGGTGTTGTAGCCGGTATATTACCTTGGAATTTTCCGTTCTTCTTAATTGCACGAAAAGCTGCACCTGCTATATTAACTGGAAATACTATAGTGCTCAAACCAAGTAGTGTTTCTCCTAATAATGCGTTAGCTTTTGCTAAGATTTTAGATAAAGTCGGATTACCAAAAGGTGTTATTAATATAGTTACTGGTGCAGGTAGCATTGTTGGTGAAGAATTATCTAAAAACGAAAAAATCGGAATGATCAGCTTAACAGGAAGCACAGAGGCTGGATCAAGAGTAATGGAGAAAGCATCGAAAAACATCACAAAAGTGTCTCTTGAGTTAGGAGGCAAAGCGCCTTCGATTGTGATGGAAGATGCAGATATTGACTTGGCTGTAAAATCCGTTCTTGATTCTCGAATCATCAATACAGGACAGGTTTGTAACTGTACAGAAAGAGTTTATGTACATGAAGATGTAGCTGATGAATTTATTGAAAAAATCACAAAAGCAATGTCCAATGTTAGTTATGGAAATCCTCTTGGAAATGAACAAATCGATATGGGACCACTTTCAAATGAAGCAGGTCTTAAAAATGTAGAAGATATGGTTAAGCGCGCAGTAGAAAATGGAGCAACTGTATTAACAGGTGGAAACCGAGTGAACACAGAGGCTGGATACTATTATGAACCTACTGTACTATCAAATGTCGATAATAGCTTTGAAATTATGAAAGAAGAAGTGTTCGGGCCTGTATTACCTATTGCTACTTTTACTTCATTGGATGAAGCAATCGAATTAGCAAATGACTGCCAATATGGATTAACATCTGCTATTTTTACAAATAACGTGAATTACATGATGCGCGCTAGTAATGAATTAGAATTCGGAGAAACCTATGTTAATAGAGAAAGCTTCGAAGCAATTCAAGGATTCCATGCTGGTTGGAAAAAATCAGGAATTGGCGGAGCAGACGGAAAACATGGGTTAGGAGAATTTCTACAAACTCATGTTGTCTACATTCAATATAAATAA
- the rhaM gene encoding L-rhamnose mutarotase: MKRKGFIMTVYPDKHDEYEKRHNEIWPEMVAELKKHGAHNYSIFLDKQTNQLFGYIEIEDEEKWSKMAETSINQKWWKFMKPVMKTNSDDSPVSTDLTEVFHMD, encoded by the coding sequence ATGAAACGAAAAGGATTCATTATGACAGTCTATCCGGATAAACATGATGAATACGAAAAACGACATAATGAAATTTGGCCAGAAATGGTTGCAGAATTAAAAAAACATGGTGCGCACAATTATTCGATTTTTTTAGATAAACAAACGAACCAATTATTTGGTTATATCGAAATAGAAGATGAAGAAAAATGGAGCAAGATGGCGGAAACTTCAATTAATCAAAAATGGTGGAAGTTTATGAAGCCCGTTATGAAAACGAATTCAGATGATAGCCCTGTATCAACGGATTTAACAGAAGTGTTCCATATGGATTAA